The Pseudomonas sp. LFM046 region CGCAGACACCGCCTCAGGACAAAGCGCCCACCAGCGACACCCTGTGGATCCACGACGACCTGGACCTCGACAGCCTCGACCTGGACGAGGAACTGGCCAAGCTGGAACAGGAAGAACAGCGTCTCTCCCGCGATCTGCTCGGTCCGAATGCCCCGCTGCGCAATGAACCGGCGCGCAACGAGCCGCAACCCGAGCCCCGGCATGACGAAGGCTGGGCCGAAGCCCTGCTGGAAGCCGAGGAGCACAAGCCCAGCCCCGAACCGGAACCGGAACCGGAGCCCGACTTCGACCTGCGCGCCGAGCCGGTGGTCGAACCGGTCAGCCGCACGCCTGTCGAGCCAGCCAAGGCCGCTCCGGCACCGCGCACCGAGCCCAGCCTGTCCATGGACCTGGTGGAAGACGAGCCCGGTCCGGACTTCAGCATCGGTCCGGCCCGTGACGACGCGGCCGACGAATTGAGCGACGAACTCGACGACGATCTGGACGAGCCGGAAGCCGTCGAGCCGCCGCGCCACCAGCACCAGCGCAACGAGCCCGCCCTGCGCGAGGAAGGCCTGCTCAACCTCAACGAAGAGCCGCTGCAACTGGACTGGCAGGAATCCAGGCGCCCCTGGGGCCGCTGGATCGGCTGGGCCCTGCTGAACCTGATCGGCGCCCTGGCCCTGGCCGGCCAGTACGTCTGGTACCACTTCGACGAACTGGCCCGGCAAGACCAGTACCGCCCCTGGTTCGAGCAGATCTGCCCGGAAATCGGCTGCAAGATGCCGTCAAAGGTGGATATCGACCTGATCAAGAGCAGCAACCTGGTGGTCCGCAGCCACCCCGAATTCTCCGGCGCCCTGGTGGTGGACGCGATCCTCTACAACCGCGCCGCCTTCGCCCAGCCCTTCCCGCTGCTGGAACTGCGTTTCGCCGACATTAATGGCCAACTGCTGGCCAGTCGTCGCTTCAAACCCGGCGAATACCTGTCCGGCGAGCTGGCCGGACAGGCGGAAATGCCTCCGCAGACCCCCATCCACATCAGCCTGAACATCCTCGACCCGGGCACCAAGGCCGTGAACTACAGCCTCAGCTTCCACTCCCCCGAATAAGCTGGAAGCGCCGGATTCCGGCGCTTCCAGGCATGGGCTTACCCCCAGCGATAACCGGGTGGCTGTTCAGAATTTGTTCAAAACAGCCTTTATCCAGTCATCGAGAGCGGGTATCATGCCCACCCTTTTTCGAACTCCCCCAAGACTCAACTGAGCAGGTCCCAACAGGGAAGACCTATGTCGTCGGTAAGCATTGGCCCTTATGCCTTGCCCAATCCGGTGATACTCGCCCCCATGGCGGGTGTGACCGACCGGCCGTTTCGTCTGCTTTGCCGCCGCCTCGGCGCCGGCATGGTGGTCTCTGAGATGGTCACCAGCGACGTGCGCCTGTGGAACAGCCGCAAGTCGCGGCTGCGCCTGCTCCACGAAGGGGACCCGGAGCCCCGCTCCGTCCAGATAGCCGGTGGTGATCCGGACATGCTGGCGGAGGCGGCCAGGGCCAATGTCGAACTCGGTGCGCAGATCATCGACATCAACATGGGCTGCCCGGCGAAAAAGGTCTGCAACAAGGCCGCTGGCTCGGCGCTGATGAAGGACGAGGCCCTGGTGGC contains the following coding sequences:
- a CDS encoding DUF3426 domain-containing protein translates to MTDSFVTQCPHCQTSFRVSRAQLAVAHGAVRCGACLHVFNAAQQLLAAKGQSLATPAEKPRPAAPAPAATSKPAPQAPATPVPSVATVLKQPAAAQTPPQDKAPTSDTLWIHDDLDLDSLDLDEELAKLEQEEQRLSRDLLGPNAPLRNEPARNEPQPEPRHDEGWAEALLEAEEHKPSPEPEPEPEPDFDLRAEPVVEPVSRTPVEPAKAAPAPRTEPSLSMDLVEDEPGPDFSIGPARDDAADELSDELDDDLDEPEAVEPPRHQHQRNEPALREEGLLNLNEEPLQLDWQESRRPWGRWIGWALLNLIGALALAGQYVWYHFDELARQDQYRPWFEQICPEIGCKMPSKVDIDLIKSSNLVVRSHPEFSGALVVDAILYNRAAFAQPFPLLELRFADINGQLLASRRFKPGEYLSGELAGQAEMPPQTPIHISLNILDPGTKAVNYSLSFHSPE